The Streptomyces rubrogriseus genomic sequence GCGGGCCCGGCGGGCTGGTCGGCCACCCCTGGTCCAGCGCCGCGTTCGCTCCGTACCGGCTCGACGCCGGCCGTGCGCCCCGCGCCGCCGACGAGGTCGTCGTCACCGGCGGCTGGGCCGCGCCGGGCGAGCGGGTGCGCACGGACCGGGGCACTCTGCGGGTGGTGGGGACCGTACCCGGTCTCGGCTTCGAGGACGCGGTCTTCTTCACCGACGCACGGGCCGCCGACCTCGCCCCGCTCAGCGTGCAGTTGGCGGTGGACGCGGAGGCTTCCGCGGTACGGGACACGGTGCGGGAGGTCGTACGGGACGGGGTGCCGGACGGTGCGGGCGTCCGGGTGCTCACCGGCGCCGAGCGGCGGTACGCGGACGCCGACCCGCACCGGGACGAGGAGGCGCTGACCGCCCTCAACGCCCTGTTCGGCACGGCCGGCGGCGTCTCCGCCTTCGTGTCGGTGTTCGTCGTGTCCTCCACCTTCGCCTTCGCGGTCGCCCAGCGCCGCCGGGAGTTCGGGCTGCTGCGCACCGCGGGCGCGACGCCGGGCCAGCTGCGGCGGACGGTGCTCGCCGAGGCCGCCGTGGTCGGCGTACTCGCCTCCGGCACCGGCTGCGTGCTGGGCGCGTACGCGGCGCCGCCGCTGACCCGCCGGGTCGTCGGCGAGGGCCTCGCCCCGGCCTGGTTCACCCTCGGCGACCACACCTGGCCCTATCACCTCGCCTTCTGGACCGGGCTCCTGGTCGCCCTGTGCGGGGCGGTCGCCGCCTCCTGGCGGGCGGGGCGCACCGGCCCCGTCGAAGCGCTGCGGGAAGCGGCGGCGGACGCCGGGTCGACGACCCGGGGGCGGTGGCTGTCCGGGCTGGCGCTGCTGCTGACCGCGCTGGTGACGCTGGTCCTCGCGCTCGCGTCCGACCCCGGCGACCTGCTGCACCGCAAGACCTACGTCACCCGGCCGATGCTGCTGATCACCGCGGCCGCGCTGCTCGCACCGGTCGTGGTGCGCCCGCTGACGCGGCTGCTCACCCGGCTGCCGGCCCGCCTGCCGGGCGCCACGGGCCTGCTGGTCCGGGAGAACGCCGCGACCGGGGTCCGCCGCACCGCGGCCCTCGCGGCGCCCGTGCTGGTCACGGTCGCGCTCACGGGCTCCCTGCTCGGCGCCGTCGCGACGCTGGACGGGGCGAAGGCCGCCGAGACCCGGGCCCGGACCACGGCGGCGTTCGTGGCCGCGGCGCCGTCCGACGCGGGCTTCGACCCGGCGACGCTGGACCGCCTGAGCGCGGTCCCCGGGGCGCGGATCTCCCCGAGCGCGGCGGGCGAGGTGTACGTCCTGGAGGACGGCGTGGCCCTCGTCCGGTCCGAAGCCCGAGCCGTCGGCGACCCCGGGGCCCTCGCGGCGACCAGCCGGCTGCCGGTGGCGGAGGGCCGGGTCGCCGACCTCGACGAC encodes the following:
- a CDS encoding ABC transporter permease, with translation MLTVALCTLRTRWVTFTGSFVALALGVALLAVTGRALAASLDSPERAPERFAAAPVVVRGQDTLRVPTPSGDRTAEQARVRPVPAAVVARLERLGTVVEDRSFPVRVRGGGGPGGLVGHPWSSAAFAPYRLDAGRAPRAADEVVVTGGWAAPGERVRTDRGTLRVVGTVPGLGFEDAVFFTDARAADLAPLSVQLAVDAEASAVRDTVREVVRDGVPDGAGVRVLTGAERRYADADPHRDEEALTALNALFGTAGGVSAFVSVFVVSSTFAFAVAQRRREFGLLRTAGATPGQLRRTVLAEAAVVGVLASGTGCVLGAYAAPPLTRRVVGEGLAPAWFTLGDHTWPYHLAFWTGLLVALCGAVAASWRAGRTGPVEALREAAADAGSTTRGRWLSGLALLLTALVTLVLALASDPGDLLHRKTYVTRPMLLITAAALLAPVVVRPLTRLLTRLPARLPGATGLLVRENAATGVRRTAALAAPVLVTVALTGSLLGAVATLDGAKAAETRARTTAAFVAAAPSDAGFDPATLDRLSAVPGARISPSAAGEVYVLEDGVALVRSEARAVGDPGALAATSRLPVAEGRVADLDDHSIIVNEEWREHTVGRSVRVWLGDGTERVLRIAAVMDTGTGDNGVYVTAANAAGAPVDRVDVALADGADPDAIAAGLRAAVAPSGGRVSSGQAWADAASPGSEGATRAGLLLVLGIALLYTGISVVNTVLMAAPARAREQAVLRLAGATDGQVLRVVAAESLTVVAVGTVLGLAVAGLDLAGMWAALALLSVPAPPVMPWAAAGTVAGVCAVLAATASVVPAAMALRRHAG